The following proteins come from a genomic window of Malus domestica chromosome 02, GDT2T_hap1:
- the LOC103418493 gene encoding protein ETHYLENE INSENSITIVE 3-like — protein MAIIEELEFSDDLDFLLAFPEEGEAAPENDPEATVEEDDSDDELDVNELERRVWKYRMRLKRLKEQNEGTEAADNARQCQPQEQARRKRMSRAQDGILKYMLKMMEVCKAKGFVYGIIPENGKPVTGASDSLREWWKEKVRFDHNGPAAISKYLAEHPIPGKNEDSNAVPSTPHNLQELHDATLGSLLSALMQHCHPPQRRFPLEKGVAPPWWPTGNEEWWTQLNLRKDQGPPPYRKPHDLKKAWKVSVLAAVIKHMSPDIARIRKLVHRSKYLQDKMSAKETTIWLAILNQEENLAQRLYPDGCTPPSSSGSGSNFAISGTSDYDVEVVDDEDNYEEEDCQPLFNHLNIGTSGHRDGLMHHFMAELTETDSDSGQKRKQLPEEPQMMLNHQGYTCEYLDCPYHDYHLGFRNITARNNHQLTCSYRNNSSQVGMSSVHPNSDKLVGSLSSPQPNPAIQQPVNQTSSFNASGLELAGDEQNMISEFMSFCDGNIQQNKNSDPGSLDVVENHNQHQVNYQFPMGDNFFDERLVIGSNMSQASPMPMPMLPPATPAPPSLPSTEFQFDPCTLFDSPFGNHPNNTDNLGFGTNLPRDDYSLDSMLEQDPFWMCR, from the coding sequence ATGGCGATCATTGAGGAGTTGGAGTTCAGTGACGACCTTGACTTTCTTTTGGCTTTCCCTGAGGAAGGTGAGGCAGCCCCAGAGAATGACCCAGAGGCAACAGTGGAGGAGGATGATAGTGACGACGAATTGGATGTTAATGAGCTTGAGAGGAGGGTGTGGAAATATAGAATGCGACTGAAGCGGCTTAAAGAGCAAAATGAGGGAACAGAAGCAGCTGACAATGCTAGGCAGTGTCAGCCACAGGAACAAGCTCGGAGGAAGAGGATGTCACGGGCACAAGATGGAATCCTGAAATATATGTTAAAAATGATGGAAGTTTGTAAAGCCaagggttttgtttatgggattATCCCCGAAAATGGTAAACCAGTGACTGGTGCGTCTGACAGTCTTCGCGAATGGTGGAAGGAAAAAGTAAGATTTGACCATAATGGCCCTGCTGCAATTTCTAAGTATCTGGCTGAACATCCAATCCCTGGGAAGAATGAAGACTCCAATGCAGTACCATCCACTCCTCATAACTTACAGGAGCTCCATGATGCCACTCTTGGTTCACTTTTGTCGGCTTTGATGCAGCACTGCCATCCACCCCAAAGACGTTTCCCGTTGGAGAAGGGTGTTGCCCCACCTTGGTGGCCCACTGGCAATGAAGAATGGTGGACTCAATTGAATCTGCGCAAGGATCAGGGTCCTCCCCCATACAGGAAGCCTCATGATCTGAAGAAGGCTTGGAAGGTGAGTGTTCTCGCGGCTGTGATAAAGCACATGTCACCCGATATTGCCAGGATCCGGAAGCTTGTTCATCGGTCTAAATATTTGCAGGACAAAATGTCTGCTAAGGAGACCACCATTTGGCTAGCCATCCTTAACCAGGAGGAAAATTTGGCCCAGAGGTTATATCCTGATGGATGTACACCTCCATCATCTTCTGGGAGTGGGTCTAATTTTGCAATCAGCGGTACCAGTGATTATGATGTTGAAGTGGTTGATGATGAAGATAATTATGAAGAAGAGGACTGCCAACCTCTTTTTAATCACTTAAATATTGGAACATCTGGACACAGAGATGGACTGATGCATCATTTTATGGCAGAGCTGACTGAGACCGATTCAGACTCTGGTCAAAAGAGGAAGCAGCTGCCTGAAGAGCCACAAATGATGCTAAATCATCAGGGTTACACCTGCGAATATCTGGATTGCCCGTATCATGATTACCACCTAGGCTTTCGCAACATAACTGCAAGGAATAATCACCAGTTGACGTGTTCTTACAGGAATAATTCTTCACAAGTTGGAATGTCAAGCGTTCATCCTAACAGTGACAAACTTGTGGGGTCCTTATCCAGTCCTCAACCTAATCCAGCTATTCAACAACCAGTGAACCAGACAAGTAGTTTTAATGCTTCCGGACTTGAACTTGCTGGGGATGAGCAGAATATGATATCTGAGTTTATGTCATTCTGTGATGGTAATATTCAGCAGAACAAGAACTCGGATCCTGGAAGCCTCGATGTTGTAGAAAACCACAACCAGCATCAGGTGAATTATCAATTTCCCATGGGTGATAACTTCTTTGATGAAAGGTTGGTTATAGGATCCAACATGTCTCAAGCATCGCCTATGCCTATGCCTATGCTTCCTCCAGCTACTCCAGCTCCTCCATCTCTCCCATCCACAGAATTTCAGTTTGATCCGTGCACCTTGTTTGATTCTCCATTTGGTAATCATCCCAATAATACTGACAACTTAGGATTTGGCACCAACTTGCCGCGAGATGACTATAGTCTTGACTCGATGCTGGAGCAAGATCCATTCTGGATGTGTCGTTGA
- the LOC103409102 gene encoding putative pectinesterase/pectinesterase inhibitor 24 gives MSSIKSYGKIDESDQARLDARRETRKRVAIISLSSIVLVCVIVAAVVGTTVHNKSGGNSKGSAISTSVKAVCDVTLYQDSCYSSLGPLVNSNNVKPEEIFKLAIQVAINELSKAATHFSADGVLNATAKDTQSVAALKDCQDLLSLALDHLNDSLSDTKSLVDVFDDLKTWLSSSGTYQQTCIEGFDDVKGELKDKVVGYLKNSNELTSNSLAIVSWISKVLNLVNLRRLLTHPDPTDTYSQGVPEWLHRKDRKLLQSSDLRKKADIVVASNGSSKYKTIQDALNAVPDKSKKRTVIYVKKGVYYGNVRVEKSKWNVLVVGDGSNATIVTAKLNVVDGTPTFSTATVAVFGKGFIARDIGFRNTAGPAKHQAVALLSTADQSVFYRCDIDAFQDTLYAHSNRQFYRECNIYGTVDFIFGNSAVVLQNCNIMPKVPMRGQQNTITAQGKFDPNQNTGISIHNCSISPFGDLSSVKTFLGRPWKNYSTTVYMQTYMGNLISTDGWLPWVGNSAPDTVFYSEFQNFGPGASTKNRVKWKGLRTINQKAASKFTVHSFLQGTKWISDAGVTYTSSL, from the exons ATGTCTTCCATCAAATCCTATGGCAAGATTGATGAATCCGACCAAGCCCGGCTCGACGCTCGTAGGGAAACTCGAAAGAGAGTTGCCATCATAAGCCTTTCGTCCATAGTTCTTGTCTGTGTCATTGTTGCTGCTGTGGTTGGAACCACCGTTCATAATAAATCTGGTGGGAACTCTAAAGGCTCGGCCATCTCCACTTCTGTCAAGGCTGTTTGTGATGTGACCTTGTACCAGGATTCGTGTTACAGCAGTCTTGGTCCTCTGGTTAACTCCAACAATGTTAAGCCTGAGGAGATTTTCAAGTTGGCAATTCAGGTGGCGATCAATGAATTGTCGAAAGCCGCTACTCATTTTTCGGCTGATGGTGTTCTTAATGCGACTGCCAAGGACACACAGTCTGTGGCAGCTTTGAAAGATTGTCAAGACCTTTTGAGTCTGGCATTGGATCATCTCAACGACTCATTGTCTGACACTAAGTCGTTGGTTGATGTGTTTGATGATCTCAAGACTTGGCTGAGCTCTTCAGGCACATATCAGCAGACTTGCATTGAAGGTTTTGACGATGTAAAAGGAGAACTCAAGGATAAAGTTGTCGGCTACTTGAAGAACTCCAATGAGTTAACTAGCAACAGCCTCGCCATTGTCTCTTGGATTTCCAAAGTCCTTAACTTAGTGAACCTAAGGCGACTtctgacacaccctgatcccACCGATACGTACAGCCAGGGAGTACCAGAGTGGCTGCATCGGAAGGATCGCAAGCTGCTTCAGAGTTCGGATTTGAGGAAGAAGGCAGACATTGTCGTGGCAAGCAATGGCAGTAGCAAATACAAAACAATTCAGGATGCACTCAATGCTGTTCCGGATAAGAGCAAGAAGAGAACAGTCATCTACGTCAAGAAGGGGGTTTATTATGGGAATGTGAGGGTTGAGAAATCCAAGTGGAATGTTTTGGTGGTCGGTGATGGTTCGAATGCAACTATTGTAACTGCCAAACTCAACGTTGTGGATGGAACTCCCACATTTTCCACTGCCACAGTCG CCGTTTTTGGAAAGGGATTCATTGCCCGGGACATTGGATTTCGCAACACTGCAGGGCCAGCCAAGCACCAGGCAGTGGCCTTGTTGTCAACTGCTGATCAGTCAGTCTTCTATAGGTGCGACATTGATGCATTCCAGGACACTCTCTATGCTCACTCCAATCGCCAATTCTACCGCGAATGCAACATTTATGGAACAGTGGATTTCATTTTCGGGAACTCAGCAGTTGTGCTCCAAAACTGCAACATAATGCCTAAGGTTCCCATGCGAGGCCAGCAGAACACCATCACAGCTCAAGGGAAGTTTGATCCCAATCAAAATACAGGAATTTCGATTCACAATTGCAGCATATCGCCCTTTGGAGACTTGTCCTCGGTCAAAACTTTCCTCGGGAGGCCATGGAAGAATTACTCCACAACTGTGTACATGCAAACATACATGGGAAATCTCATCAGCACTGATGGATGGTTGCCATGGGTAGGCAATAGCGCTCCCGACACCGTATTTTACTcggaatttcaaaattttggacCTGGTGCTTCCACAAAGAATAGGGTTAAATGGAAGGGGTTGAGAACCATCAACCAAAAAGCAGCCAGCAAATTTACAGTGCATTCATTTCTCCAAGGAACTAAGTGGATCTCTGATGCTGGTGTTACCTACACATCAAGCCTCTGA